Within the Medicago truncatula cultivar Jemalong A17 chromosome 4, MtrunA17r5.0-ANR, whole genome shotgun sequence genome, the region GTTCAAAGTTATTTTTGAAGATAAGAATTGTATAGTTAAGGATCCAACATGCCAAGAAATGTGCAAAGTAAAAATGAAGAGCAAGAGTTTTTCATTTGATCCAATGAAGGAGGAGCAATCTGCTCTTCCAGTCACAATTAGCACAACTGATCTTTGGCACAAACGGCTAGGACATTTCCATCATTTGGGAATGGAATACATGTTGAAAAATCAATTAGTTCGTGGAGTTCCATCTTTAACAGAAAAGTTAGTTGAATGTGAAGCTTGCCAATTCGGGAAGCAAACGGAAGCCATTTCCTACAAGTACCTGGAAGGCGAGCCAGAAGCTCCAACTTATTCACACTGATCTTTGTGGACCACAAAGAACTCCATCACTAAATGGAAGtctttattatattgcttttattGACGACTTAACCAGAATGTGCtggatttattttcttaaatacaAATCAGAAGTAGCTGCAGTGTTTTGGAAATTCAAAGCTCATGTTGAAAATCAAAGCAATTGCCGTATTCAAATTCTGAGGTCAGATAATGGAAAAGAGTATTTGTCAAATCAGTTTCAACAATTTTGTGATGAAGCAGGGATCGAACATCAGTTGACTGCTCCTTACACTCCTCAACAAAATGCAATGAGTGAAAGGAAAAATAGATCAATCATGGAGATGGCTAGGTGTATGCTTCATCAAAAGGAATTGCCAAATAAATTATGGGCTGAAGCCGCAAGTACTGCTGTTTTCTTACAAAATAGACTCCCTACACGAGCTTTGCAAAATCAAACTCCATTTGAGGCCTGGTTTGGTTTTAAACCTTCTCTGGATTTTTTTAAAGTGTTTGGTTGCTTATGTTACTCACATGTACCTCAGGTTAAGCGTGACAAGCTTGACAAAAGGGCTGAATCTGGAATATTTATTGGCTACAGCACAGTCTCTAAAGCTTATAAAATTTTTCAACCTCAAAGTGGAAAATTTTTGGTAAGTAGAGATGTGCACTTCATGGAAGATGAAAAGTGGTGCTGGAGTGGTCCAAATAAGAATCATAATGTTGTATTGGACCTTGAAGAAACAGTAGATGATCCACCAATTCAAGGCACAAGATTAGTCTCTGACATCTATCAAAGAAGCAATGTAGCAGTGTGTAACATAGCTGTATTTGAACCAGCTAGTTTTGAAGAAGCTGTTATGGAGGCAAAATGGTTAGTTGCGATGAAAGATGAGCTCTCCATGATCGAGAAAAACCAAACATGGGAGTTGGTTCCAAGACCTCATGATAGAAAGGTCATCGGAGtgaaatgggttttaagaacaAAATTCAACCCCGATGGTTCTATAAACAAGCACAAAGCAAGGCTTGTTGTGAAGGGTTATTCTCAGATATTTGGAATTGATTATTCTGATACTTTTGCTCCTGTAGCAAGACATGACACAATCAGGCTACTACTTGACGTTGTTGCACAAAAAGGGTGGCAAGTGTTTCATATGGACGTTAAGTCGGCTTTCCTTAACGGTTTTTTGCAAGAGGAGATATATGTTGAGCAACCATATGGTTCTGTGATCAAAGGTCAAGAAGAAAAAGTCTACTTGCTAAAAAAAGGCTCTCTACGGCTTAAAGCAAACACCAAGAGTGTGGTACAATAGAATTAATGATCATTTGCTGCATTTGGGCTTCCAAAAGAGCCTCTCTGAAGCTACACTTTATGTCAAGCATGTTGGTGCtgatattttaatcatttctttGTATGTTGATGATCTTTTAGTGACAGGAAGCAACCTAGCACTAGTTGAAGAATTCAAGCAAGAAATGAAAGATGTCTTTGAGATGACTGATCTTGGTCTTATGACTTATTTTTTGGGCATGGAAATCACTCAAAAGAAGAATGAGATTTTTATTTGTCAGAAAAAATATGCAAAGgagattttgaaaaaatttcagcTTGATGAATGCAGAACAATGAACACTCCTATGCATCAAAAGGAGAAGTTCATCAAGGATGATGGGGCTGATAAAGTTGATGAAGCTCATTTTAGAAGCTTGATTGGGTGTCTAATGTATCTTACTTCTACAAGGCCTGACATCTTATTCTCAGTTAGCTTGTTGTCAAGATTCATGCATTGTCCTAGTGAATTGCACTTAAAGGCAGCAAAAAGAGTTGTAAGGTAAATCAAAGGAACTGTCCATTATGGAGTAAAGTACTGCAAGGTCAAAGAATTCAAATTATTTGGCTACTCTGACAGTGATTGGGCAGGTAGCTTGGATGATATGAAGAGTACTTTAGGGTATTGTTTCAACGTAGGTTCAAGTGTTTTCTCTCGGTGTTCAAAGAAACAAGAGGTTGTAGCCCAGTCAACAGCAGAAGCTGAGTTTGTAGCTGCAACAGCAGCTGTAAATCAAGCTATTTGGTTGAGGAATATCTTAGCAAATTTGGGCCTGAAGCAAGAGCAAAGTACACCGatttttgttgataatcaaGCAGCTATTTCCATATCATATAATCCAGTATTTCATGGGAAGACCAAGCACTTTAATGTCAAGCTATTTTACTTAAGAGAAGTGCAAGAAAATGGTGATGTGAATttggtttattgtaaaacagaAGATCAAGCTGCTGATATGTTTACCAAGTCTTTTCCACTCAGCAGGTTTGAATTTTTAAAGAAGAAGCTAGGAGTTTGCAACCTCCACGGCAAGGAGGAGTATTGAAAACGTGTCTTTGGATGCTGctaatatattttctatttgttttaagTTTGAATAAGTCAAAgcaaaatatctattattttgttttagtggaCAAGTTAGTTTCACTTAGTAAGTAGTGGTGCTATAATTAAGGAGCATTTTATTCATTCagttatttcttttgatttgtAATATAACATCAGtttcttattaaaataaaaatagttttgcaGCCATATTCTCTCTGTTACGTTCTATTCTTTCATATTCCTCCTGTTATTCAAAACTAGAAAACAACAGATAAGATTAAGGCTAGTAACGGATGCTCTGAACTCTACcattaaaaattgtttgaaagaaTAACCACTTTCCTCAGTTCCTCTAGTAAATCTGTCGACAACACATCAAAGAAAGTACAAAGAGATTAAAACATATAGTCAGAAGACAAGTAACTCTGAATATACATTTGAGGCTTAACACACATTTGCTCAAGCTCTTTTGATGTGATAAAATGGTGTAATCAAGATAAGGAAGTAAGAAAGAATCCCATCATATAAAAAACAGAATGCCAGTAATTGTTTGTGTTTACAAGCCTACAACTAAATATCATaataaatttactaaaatacaaGCAAGCTATTGAGTGAAACAAATATCGAATAGGTTTCCTCTCTCGTGTGTGTTTGGATCGCCATCAGAAACCCTTCAATTTACGTTTGCACACCAAAAGCTGAATATAGATCTTGGTTGGTTTTCAGCAAGGAACATTTCCAAACTAAATTTTTACCTTCACATCACACATAGTTGAAATGGATTCAAACTTAGATTTGGAAATATGGCTCTTGCTTGAATTTGAGGTGGAAAAACTGCATATGTACGTTTGGACTTGACCCAAAATATCTATACAAGTTTATTAGAATTTTGTGAGTTAGAAGTAGAGCCATCTTCTTGAGAACCCAGAATTTGCCCAATTGAATTCCACAATCTTGTTGGAAAAGATTTTTGTAAACTAACAGTGCCGGAAACAGATGACGGCTCTATCGGTCTAGCAGAAGCAGGATCAACGTTAGAAAATCTGAATGCACCCAGGAGTTTTTCTGGAAGCTCTGATTCAGTTTGTCCCTCAATAAGAAAAGCCATGTCAACCGTCAAAGTTGTCACGTAACCAAATGCTAAATGAACTATTGCAGATGCAACCATAGAAGATCCAATATCAATATCTACTTCCATGAAATTTTCTGTCACGCAGTATTTACATGCAAGTGCACGCCCAATTATGCATATTGCTTGCTCCCCGACTGCTTTTCTCACAATCCAAGGACCATTAACAATATTGGCAATCATCTTAAGTCTTGACGTTCGAAAAGCATCATCGCCTTTCAAGAATCTGTCCATTACTGACCCCTCAGCAATAGGCTCTTTTGTTGTAAAATATGCCACTGCACTATAATTATCTTTGGTTGGAAGTTGAAGATTAAATGCCCACACAAAAGGCCTATCACCATCAGGAAACTCATTCTCAATCACCTTTCTAACTCTGCTATTCGGATGCTTCAATATCTCACCAATTTTCGTTGAACTTGTTATCCAATCAAATCCAAGAGGCTTGAGCAGATAATCACTTCCCGGAATCTTAACCTTTGTGGTAAAATACTCAGGACCTCTAACCATGAATGCATCTCCGGGTGGTGAACCCCAGCCATTTGAACACTTACCTGGATCAAGAAATGGAATGGCTCCTCCAGATCTTATTCTATCTATCCATTCAGATTTGTTTTGATCCTTTGGGCCAGCCATCATATGTACTGTTTTCAAGTAGTAATACACAATATAAGCTTATGAGATTGCTAACTCGAACACAATCAAAAGGTAAAGCAGTATGATCCATTCAAGGGTCGGCCCAAACTAAGTTGAGGTAAAGCAAAAGATgtcaagaaaataaatttgggtCTGGTTGgtttggcttatttgagcttatatgCTAAAATAAGCACTTGTGAAACTGTTTAGGAGAGCTTaggaaaacagcttataacatGTCTATTAGCTCTCCAACATAAGTAAGCACTAGTGAGACTGTTtaggagagcttatgaaaacagcttataacatTTCTATTCGCTCTCCAGCATTaactaaaaacaacttatagcttatatgaaaacatattgactttattttatcttttcttacAGAAATATATGATAAACACATGCTAtaagcacttttttttttgttttgaaaaattcaaactaGCCCACTGAAATTGGCAATGGGAGAatcaaacctgagaccttgagagaagcacactccaaggtcccaagccacaccaccaggccaacccaaTTGGGTTCATACGTTATAATCACATAATTGagttatttatccaaacagagccttggAGGCCGTTTCGTAACTTCTGTAACATGACAGGTCAAGTTGCACATGGATTCAGAGATGTATTTACAAGTTACAACATGGAAAGGTTGGCTAATTTCACAGGTCTAAATACAAGTAAAGAGCAAAGAAATATAACAGAACTCAAATAAAGGTTCTCAATTTTACCTAGTTAGATGCTGTTCATAATCTTGCCTTTCCTCCCAAATTTTTGCCTGGAataaatcaacaataacaactatttaatttttctacAGAAAAGCAAAATCTTGAGCAACTCTATTACTTCCTATACATACATACTATACTATGATTTTAGTCCAAGCAAttgtaatgttttgattttagctgcaaatgcaaaaattgtTGCTTTTAGTCCCTAAGTAACATCATAAATACATGGACTATTTTAAAcaagaattaaaattaaacaatagATTATTGTGTATAATACAATACTGCCGAAGAAGGGATACATATAGAATTGAAATACGTAGACGTACCAGTACTGTCTGTATACGTAAAAGACACCAAGGAGATTTTTGAGGTGTGATGTGTTGCAGGAAGAGAATGGAGAGATCTGGAATTAGGGTTTTGCGATTCAAATTTTGGATCATATGCTTTGCTTTGCTTGCTTGCTTCAGGATCACCAAGGAACGCCCTCTTTATTATTCAAAAGCAAAAGACAATTATTATCTACGTTATTATTAACCAGTCCCATTATTTATTAtgatatatctaattatattgAATCTTTGAtcattaatgaaatgctataaacacatttctttcaaaaaaaaaaaaaaaaaaagaataataaatatctctttatttaaagggtcatgttaacttgtgtctttagggcacatgttaaggttTCTATAAAGAGcaaatatttattaagaaacattaaattttaattgcgtaaaaaataaattgacacaatTTTCAACGCATAATTTCTATCTTTGAtaccttaacatgtgccctaaggtcacaagttaacatttcccttatttaAAAAGTATAACTATAACCCCCCTAAATAATAAAGTCTTCTCTCGATCTCGGGTCATATCATCATACCCCTAAGAGCGTCTATAATGGATAtactcatttataatttattaataatagtaTTTAATAAGTATTCAATCTCTTCAACCCAACATCtcacacaattttttaaatgggATCGACTAATCCattatcaataactttatagcattacatttcaattttataatatttaaaaagtgtGTGTCAAACTTAAGATTGAGAGCATTAAGTGAGACTTCGTGTCTTTAGGACCCCGTAAAAGTTTCTCCCCAATGAAATACCTAATAGATACCAGGTCTTAAATATTTAAGACCCTCCAATTGAAGAATGGCTAAGTGACCAACCATTGATTAATAAAGTGAAGATAGATATTGTAGATATATTTTAACAATCACGATAATTGATTTTTTCACTTTACCTTTTACTCACTTTAAAAGATTTTTAAATCGTATTAAGTATGGGTCATGCTAAGCTGTGTTTTTGGTAAAACGTAACACTTCACAAATAACAAAgtatttatttagaaaaattaattttcaactattagagaaataaaacaaaattcattcattagttttttttttagaatgacaaaaaaggaaaataaaatccTACAAAGAGGGCTTGGCCCGGGGCATCAACCTCAATACTGCCTTCAACTCTGAAGGGAAAGTCTGTCAAAAGGTCAAATTTAGCCTTGTTATTTTTACAGTATTTCTCTTTatgtaagaaaaaaacattacaaTAATCATAATTAATAAGTGTGTTTTAGTAATAAAACATATTATACCATTAAAATTAACAATACTAATCATTATCTTATTACTAACTAGGTGAAACtacaaaaaacacataatttGAGATTGAGGGAGAACATGATTTAGGCTTTTCTATTATGCTTAATTGTATAATATTATAGTCGAGTTGATCATATTATAATGGTAATATGATATTtgtcttatttatttaattaattatttaaacaatATTATACATAAGATAAATTTGCAATTATAATAGTTTAAGTGAAGGGTATAATTCGAAGACaaaaagtcattttaaaatcatatatctCCTTTATATCAGAAAAAGATAGGTAGATACCATTTTTTATACATCTCTCATATACACCTTTATATGTTTGAggtattttaataatttcacaTCACATCACATGTCACAATTGTGTATGGATGTTAAAAGGTGTATGTCACCTAAGGTGGTCCATGTATAAGGGCTCTTTATATCTATATAAATCTATTTTATGCAATATGTTCACACATATGTTGTTTGAGTGTAACATCCTTACATTGTTGGTGTACAAAATTATACATTCATCATCACAATCAATCCCATTATGACTTTAAAGTTTGTTAAGAGAAAAGACAAATGTTTTTATCGATATGATGAGGTGATCAACAAACATCAACACCACCAATGCATATGAGTTGGATTCATATTCTTTTAAGAGTTGAGTTAtttttcgaagaaaaaaaaaaagagttaagtTATTTGAACATTAAAATATATGTGACGTCATGTTATATTTatctttagtatttttttatctttacaCGTTTAGGAAtgtagataaaaataaaataaaagtgttctttaatcaaaattttgatatcaAAATGCTATTTctgttgttttaaagtgaattgaCAAAAACTCATATCAGGCAATTACTAGATATTTTAGATAATAGTTTCTGTGTTTTTAAACTATCACAATACCGATGTGATATTTCATTTGTTGTTTGGTTGATCATGTATGGTTTAGAAAAACTTGAGGGATGTTTATAGAAATTTctcataaaatttgaatttttgttttaacaaaaaacgatttaaatatgaatttttaatttttttgtgctaaattttttaaatttaattcatattttgttgattttttctttttgtggagattgttataatatttttaatatatatgtaaaaattCGTTCAAAAATATGAAGGGTACACATAAATGGACTTAAAAGGTAAAAACATAAAGCAAATTCatgatgaaaaaatatttggaggtttaaaagatttttagagggactaaaaacaaaatttaaaatagggttaatatgtctttacccccctgtaatttggacgAGTTCCggtttttccccctgtaaaaaaaaaagtttagattccaaccctataatataaagattctccacaaaacacccctgtaatatgaagattctccacaaaacacccctGACCCCATTCagacgctgatgtggcacgccactgtgtaattattttaattttaattttttttaaatctgacaTGTGtgtaattgtttaataaattatttttaaaaagataaaaaaaactgaaaattaattttcaaaaatttaaaatcaagaaaaaaaataatttttttaaaaaacgaaaaaaaaactagaatttttttcaaaaaataaaaatattaatttttttaccaaaacattcaaaaattagcttatattatttttttcgaatatttttaaaattttaatttaattcggatttttttttaaaatttttcgaaagtttcaaaatatagtaagtgtatgaattttttttttatataatatttttggaaatatatataaagaaaacaacccgTTTTAGCTTTTGGGTTGgctgtttcttttcaaaaatgcccacaattttcaatacaaataacacatgtaacaaatagataagaataaatttaaatattaaaaaaatttccagattttttttatcctcaatttttaaatattaaaaaatattctcaaatctGTAACACATCGtaataaaaatctaaattttcctaaatttttaaataaatttgtatccagatttgtttttttgttgagaaaatttaaaaaacttatttttcgaaaaaaaatctgttttaaacttcaaaaaatttatattccaaattttcaaaaataattttgaatttttttttttgaaatatatatttttcgtaaattataaattttggaattttcgaaaaatatatatttcagaaaatatttttcgtaataaaaaaaatcctgattttttttaatttttatatattttttaaataaataaaaaaattaattatacagtcagcacgCCACATAGTCAGATATGCATAGTCAGCATGCCACTCAGCTCGCCACGTCAGCAATTATGCACAGTCACATGGGTCAGGggctaaaatcaaagaatcttattttacagggttggaatctaaacttttttttttacaggggggaaaaccggaactcgcccaaattacagggggtaaagacatattaaccctttaaaatattaataaggATCAAgaacttatttaattttgattttaacttaGAACTAAGAATTGTAAGTTTTGACTTCACACATGATTTTTTTCACTCATCttcaaatcatttttatataaatatattcaaatataaataacttCTTCAATTTACTTttactaaaattaattttataaattcaaaatcaatatttatcaCCGTTGAACTAAACACACATTATTTAATACAAGCAACACacataagtttttttatttgttacagcctaagtttgttttattatatttgttttattaaaatttgttttatgtttggtATTATTTatactatttgtttttttgtgcaaattattttttatagtatttgtctttttgtatttttaaattttggggAAATTACCTTGTTGGTTCCAAATGGCGACAGAGAAGAGAACCAAGTGGCGTAGACATCAAGGTGAATGTGCAAGCATTTTAGGTTTCTTTGCCCACTAATTGACATGCTCTTCTGGATCTCCTAAGAAAACCAAACCTTTTATATTAAGTTTGAAATTCACGTCAAACAATATAATAATCCAAtggttccttcaaaaaaaaaaatataatactcCAATGGAAATAGTAAACTTTGAGttgtataatttaaaaaaataataattcatggCCTTCCACTAttatggctctgtttggtaaaaatagcggatagctgataagctaactgaagtgtttggtaaaaatagcggttcaactagctgataaatgtaaaatgacataaagggtattcttaattcataataaaaattatatcattaatttaagtatttaagtatttgtaattttgtaaactaatttttctttaaaaaaatactttaaatttattaatttaatatatcctatgtattataaattaaattaaattttattcaataaaatttttatcttatatttattatcatttaaatgtttctactttataaagaaaataacatttacctcaaaaacaaaaaaaaaagtagcactaatagagtaatactaataacagagaataaagaaaataacatttacctcaaaaaaataaaaataaaaagtaacactaatagaataatagtattttgtttcgtaaaaaaaaaaacgaaggtatatattttttcaa harbors:
- the LOC25492675 gene encoding protein ENHANCED DISEASE RESISTANCE 2-like, with translation MMAGPKDQNKSEWIDRIRSGGAIPFLDPGKCSNGWGSPPGDAFMVRGPEYFTTKVKIPGSDYLLKPLGFDWITSSTKIGEILKHPNSRVRKVIENEFPDGDRPFVWAFNLQLPTKDNYSAVAYFTTKEPIAEGSVMDRFLKGDDAFRTSRLKMIANIVNGPWIVRKAVGEQAICIIGRALACKYCVTENFMEVDIDIGSSMVASAIVHLAFGYVTTLTVDMAFLIEGQTESELPEKLLGAFRFSNVDPASARPIEPSSVSGTVSLQKSFPTRLWNSIGQILGSQEDGSTSNSQNSNKLV